The Castanea sativa cultivar Marrone di Chiusa Pesio chromosome 4, ASM4071231v1 sequence CTTTGGTTAATtgcttgaaaattgaaattggtACAAAATATCAACAATTCATTGGAAACAAGAAGTTCAAGCCAGAAGAAGTTCAAGTTAATGAAAGGTTGACAATggtgtttatcaaaaaaaagaagaagaagaagttcaaGCCAGAAGAATTAATACAAAATACTTACAAACTAACATGGTAATGAATAGTATTATTAATTTATGCTATTTCATTAACATTATGAATCAATGTTTGAATTACATACTTTTTTTATGATTAGTGATATATACGTTTATATAGTgaaattcatatataatatatttaacattgCTCCAACGtgttttcttattgtttaaacaattgTGAGCTACACTACCTGTACATATAAATTGTCAAGGACCAAATTATCTAAATTGAAAGCTTAAGTAGATAAGCTTGCTGGGCCAAATCTCCACCTAAATATTACACTCTCTTACCGACTACTTCCTACTAAGAAACAAAGAGTACACTCAATCTTTCTGAAATGTATTGGACAGCAACAATATCATACAAATTTAGGACACTATCTTCGAAAATATAGGTAACTTGACCTTATCAATTTCATTAAGTAAGACAAGAGTACCGTTGATAGAAAGTTTGTGTCGTTAATCATAGCAATATGATTAACGACAGATATGGTCCCCATTAAGAGTGTGCATGCTAGCTAGCTGAAGCAAATATATCTATAATCCAAGTTGATTTGGAGTGTTATTAGATTCCTCACAATGTGGCCCCTCTAAATTGCGGCaccagattttttatttttggactGTTTATATGGGGTGTTGTTTGCATTAAGATAATCAACCGTCAGTTTAGTGTGTAAACCTAATTATATCTGGTGCACTATTATAAATGTTTTGAGTTTAAGGGGAAAAACATGTGAAGAAACTATATATGGTTCCGTTAATTAGGCATGTGGGGTTTGAATCTCGCCTATATAATGAGAAGATGTATTGTTTTAATAATTATGATGGAGTGGACgttataaattgataaattgGTGTTGATAGAAGGCAAATTATAAGGTGAGAGAGAAACAATTAGGATAGTTTATAGTATTAAACAATCAGAAATATGTCGAACCTTCTCCAGTAACCAAACAGACTCATTGGGCAACAATATCCGAACGTCTCCCATACCCACAACATCCAAGGCTGCACCATCAACCAAATACACCTTACCAAAATCACCTGCAACATAATTCTGTATAATTTCTCGATGTGAAGTGGTATGAAACGAAGCTCCTGAGTCCAAAACTCAATCATCAAGTGGACTGTCTACTGCAAGAAGTAATGCATCCTGTACCTATTATGTTCAGCATTAGCAGAatcatcttcattcttcttcttaggaCTTTTGCATTACCTCCTAAAGTGGCCTGTTTTCTAACAGTTCCAGCTTTGTACTTGTTGGCCTGATCTAGATTTACTTCTATTCTTTTTAGAATTTGTAGATTTTGATCTGCCCTGATTTGAATTTCTATCATTACCTCTACCTCTTGTCTCAAGGTTTAGGGCAAAACTAGATCCTGAGGTTTCGCCTGTATTTCTTCTACAAATCTCCTCAGCTAGAATTAAATCTCATATGTTATTGTatttcaacttttctttttcctatagAATTGCTTACTTGCCGTCCTCATTGCCTCCCAACTGTTTGGAAAAGAAGCCAAAATGATTAGTGCATGgatctcatcatcaaaatcaagttctaCAGACAACAATTGATTTGTGATAGTATTAAATTCATTCAGATGCTATGCTACTAATGCGTTCTCTACTATCTTCAAATTGAATAGtttcttcattagatgcagCTTGTTGTTTGCTGATAGTTTTTCATACATACTAGACAAAGCCTTCatcagatttgttgtggtcttcTCCTTTACAACATTGTGTGCAACAGACCTAGACATAGTTAACCTGATAACTTCCAGTACCTATCTGTCAAGAAGAGGTCATTCTTCATCCTTCATAGTCGCAGGTTTTTCCCTAGAAGCGGCAGATGCAACTTCTTCCCATAAAGATCATCCTCGATTTGCATCCTCTAGAATCCAAAGTCTGTGTCATTGAAATTTTCTATTTCAGACACCTTTCCTGCTTCCTCTACCATTGCTCCCACTCAAACCTAACCCTAGTCTCTAATACAAGTTGTAGGGAATTAACATGAAATTCTCAAACctgtgaaaaataaaaaataaagaaaacacatgccaaaagaaaaaaaaaatcacacgcacaagacagtatttacgtggttcggcaatttaCCTATGTCCACAGAATTGCAGAGGTTTCAGTATTATCagtaaaaaaacttacaaaatgcAGTCGTACAGTTTTTCACTCTCACAAAAACAATGACAAGAAACCATAATCACCAAAACAATGGTTTCTATATCCTGCGCACATAATTCACAATGAACTACAAAACGGACTACATAGACTAAGTATCAgaaaatctctcattaaaaacTACACAACATTATTCTGGATCAGGTCGGGTCTTCAACCGAATCAAACACAAATatgctccacaaagcccaacaatatATAGTATCTTTAACATTGCTCCAACGTGTTTTCTTATTGTCTAGATAATTGTGAGCTACACTGTGTATATAAATTGTCAATGACCAAATTATCTAGATTGAAAGCTTAAGTAGGTAAGCTTGCTAGGCTAAATCTCCACCTAAATATTACACTCTCTTACCGACTACTTCCTACTAAGAAACAAAGAGTACACTCAATCTTTCTGAAATGTATTGGACAGCAACAATATCATACAAATTTAGGACACTATCTTCGAAAATATAGGGAACGCGACCTTATCAATTTCATTAAGTAAGACAAGAGTACCGTTGATAGAAAGTTTGTGTCGTTAATCATAGCAATATGATTAACGACAGATATGGTCCCCATTAAGAGTGTGCATGCTTGCTAGCTGAAGCAAATATATCTATAATCCAAGTTGATTTGGAGTGTTATTAGATTCCTCACAATGTGGCCCCCCTAAATTGCGGCAccagatttttgttttttggactGTTTATATGGGGTGTTCTTTGTATTAAGATAATCAACCGACAGTTTAGTGTGTAAACCTAATTATATCTCGTGCCCTATTATAAATGTTTTGAGTTTAAGGGGAAAAACATGTGAAGAAACTCTATATAGTTCCGTTAATTAGGCATGTGGGGCTTTGATATGAGAAGATGTATTGTCTTAATAATTATGATGGAATGGATGTTATAGATTGATAAATTGATGTTGATAGAAGGCAAATTATAAGGTGAGAGAAAAACAATTAGGATAGTTTAtagtattaaataaaaaacccaatgaaccgtttatattatattaaagtgTCTGTttagaaacaatttatttagttgaaactaaaaaatttttgctaaaaaatactATAGATGAAGCTAAAAagtagctaaaatagtacaatggggtcatgaatagtaccaaaaagtgcaatggaccccatgaatagtagtaaaaataagctgaataataaaaaaaaactagttttttgaGCAATCTCAAACGCACACTAAAGTTGCGTCTGGGAATAGATTATaaagtcaacttattttactatttcgCTTATTTTTTGCACTATTCATGGCTTccactacactttttgatactatttataggtctcactgtactatttcaactagtttttacctttatctatagtactttcaacaataaaaaatttcagtttcagctaaataagcagttttcaaacggaccctaagtcaAGTGGGTTTGGATAGGGAGGCTGCGTCTGCGTTTCAcatttgagactttttttttcctgcgcACAGGTTTCAACAGGAGACATGATGCACTGTTCACCactgtgcgtgaacagtaaTCGCATAGTGGTGccctgttcatgtacttttatgcttttttaattaaaaatgggacccgcagtactattcacacatttaaaaattatttttctacagtatttttagttttcagttgtatccaaacggaccctaagtcttttttattttgtcaattaaaatctcaaattcatGAAATTGTTTCAGGTTAAAGACTCAATCAATTGTAACTATTTATTTCCTCTACTTTGAAAACTAACATATTAAatcctcaaattttaaaaattaaaaaaattaaagattatgaTTTGAAAAAAGAGATGTTAACAAAACTTATATACAAGAATTCAATCAATAATTCCCTTTAAAgaactttaattaaaaatgctGCATTTTAATGAATATACGGTTTTAAGTTttcatatatagaaatttaaatatgaaaaatgcttcacatatatataatatcatttggTTTAGACCTTATCAAACTCTATCAAATTGGCATGAGTAAGATTGGACTTTTCTTACGTAATTTCCCCAAAGAACTATGAAGTTAACACTAGAAGTGTAATCACATATATAGCATTTCCACGAAGTTGCTCACATATATGCATCCACAAAGAACTTGAACAAGAAAAAGGTCAATTTATATTGAaatcatcatcaataaaaaattaaaaaaaaaaaaaatcatacgcGGTTTCTTTTTTAAACGCGTAAACACAGTTCCTAAtttttaatcatatatatagtaCATAGttttttcttgctaaaataTATAGTACATAGCTGATGAAGGAATGCATGCACAAAAATTGTACAAGTACTATACATAGAGAACTGTGTGCTAATTGTGTTTGAAATTTTGTACgtgggagaaagaaagaaagaaacaaatatttCCGTGCAATAAACACTGCTCGTTTTCACAAAACATTGCAGCCATAAAAAATGGCAAAGCAAACGCAAGGGCTCACAGTACTTGTTGATACAGTTTTTTACGTACGAGTTCatgtctttttttataaaaactgtACCTTTTATAATGTCTTGGGTTAAAAGAAACAGACAATTTTGTCACTTTGgataaatttttatatctttttgtACGTTTGAAAAATTGGAAAGTGTTCTTGATTTCTTGGCTAGATATCATCACCGTGCCTTATCAAAATCAAGTTGCTGgcaatatatatatgtcaagCTTGTACTAGTGATCCTTTTCAGTAAAGATATATATTGTTTGGGGATTCAATAATTCAAATTGTAAGGACTTGCCTCGTTTAGATGGTAGTGGACAAGTTGAGTTCTTTGCAAGGTCTTGGGTCCTGGTTCTACTATATATGATTAATGCACTATCATAATTCTTAGACAACCACATTCACaattttagtgaaaaaaaaggGGAGCCCACTTAATCCCTAGTTCCTTCCCGTCAGTCACACATAATCTCACATATGGAGTagaaaaacaatttctttcaattttcttataGAATTTTAACCAATGTCGTCTAGTTTATAATAATTGCTCTCATTATCAGGCTAAGACGCCAGTTGTTATTTGATGTAAATGGGATTCGAACCCTATATCTCTTAttcgacaaaaaaaaaaaaaaaaactttactagttaaactaattaaaacatacttaaaaaaaatttaatataaaggAAAACATTAAACTATGAGCAGTTTTATATAAGAGACTCACAAACTAATGTATAATGAATATGATTAATCCCACTTcaatgataaattaattaaatttttattttttttaataattaataacacaacaatttgtaaagatgatatatttaaatttatggtatcTTTATTATCACTGTGCATGTCAAAAATATCGTTAACAGGTTCGACCTAtttttgggctcacaatttatttgtattgtgggttttgggtttcctactatgggtggtCCTTCACCTGGAGACCCAGCCACTCACTCTAGATTTTGcaagtctttctctctctcacaaagtCACTCCTCCTTTTCTTGAAATAGTCActcttttctttgtgttttctcCTCAAAATTGTCAACCCCCATTcctccttcttttctcctattTATAGGCTAAGATAAGTGGAGATGTTATGATTACTCCCCCTTACTAGTGCGAATGGGGGTCCAATTCCATCATTTCTAAGTGGATGTTCTATCGGGAGAGGTGgtaatggcattggaactaACTCTCACCTCCAAAAGCCCGCTCGGTAGCAATATTCCCAAAGACACAACCGAGCGGCCGAGTACAGGGTGTCTTCTAGCAATAGCGCCTCCGACCAGGTTAGAGATGATCGGGAGGGGCTTGCTTTGGGTATCTAGGACGGTGCAGTCTCATTTCAGCTCTTAGGCCCAAGTTGGGCCCTAAGGCGTCTGGACCGAGGCTAAAGATCCGGAATGGGGACAGGGTCATATAATGTATCGCGAGGCTTGGGCCCAACGCCCGCAAGGCCCGGGGCCCAGCCCCGTACAATCACTTATGTCTTTTACTTTATGTTGATGCCAATTGCCGACTATGAGAAGGGATCTCTAAGAATGCAAagcttccttttattttaaagagaGATTGGTGGATGGAAGTTTTAGGGTCTTTTGAAAACTTTGGGATGGCTTAAGAAAATATTGAGcaaacttaaataataaaaaacagtCTTGTAGTctaagttatgaaaaaaaaatgaccccCCCCCTACTTAAAGCCATGAAAAATGAATCCGGTTTACTAAATActccactatatatatatatatatatagatatatatatatatatataaatgttctACTAACTAATTTGAAGAAACATTAAAATGGATAAGCTCCATTAAAACTATAATCCCAATCCCATCTTAAGAAggattatatatattgaatcCCAATATAATTCAAGTATTGAATCCCAACTCTCTAGCCATTTGAACCCTTTTGATTTGttcttcctttaaaaaaaaaaaaaagcattcaaGTAAACACACTttgtgagttccagttagctcaaccagtaaagtctttgatggttaaATAAGGGATCTAGGGTTTAATCATCGTCTGCaccaaaaatttattgatatcttgatttaatgataaatagctatcattaggagtggacatcatagattgaaactctctaaaaaaaaaggtaaacgCACTTTGATTTCATAAGTCTCACCTTGTGCTTTATAAATTGCTTcataaaaaaataggaaacggTCTATCTAGCACATAAAATGGTTGGAAACTcacattcatatcatatcatattgtTTCCTCAAAAAATAATACCTCTTAATGAGGATGTCCATACTTGTTTAATTTTATGTCTCTCAAATTGGATTCCAtgtctttgttttcttttcaacaATGTAAGACCACCTACAAAAAATTAGTGTAGTTGAACTTTGGAAGAAGATAGCCCATTAGTTTTGGCAAACAGTCTCTCAGATTTACATGAAAAGGCCCATGGGCCAAAATCTAACCTGTGGCCCATAAGAATTTATGTTCCAAAATCCTTAAACCCTGTCTCTgtctttctatctctctctctctctgtttcttctCTAAAACCCTAAAGCACTTCCTCACATGGCGATATCGGGTTTAGGCTTCTCTTGCAAAACCCATTTCCCTCTCCGTCCTATCTTTCCCTCCCTCCGATTTCTCAAGGTAATTTACATCTATATATGCATACTGTGTGTGTATCATTAATGGGGTTTTCTCATTTCTGTGTTAATCATTGGATTCATGCATGTTTAGCTTCGACTTAGTTCGGTGGCTGCAGTTGAGGCAGTTGAGGAGCCAGAGTGTGTTACTCCTTTCAATTCAGTTCATGGAAAATGCAAGTGAAGCTCTTTGCTTTGTTTCtgaatttgggttttgtttatggttcaaatttattattaaagttatcttctttttgtgtgtgtgagtgtgtgtgtgtgtgggtatATTATGTTGTgagaaagtttgaatttttgtactttttttggTTCCATTTCATGGGGTGAAGTGAGTGGTGGTGATCAAAAGGCGCTGGAGTGGAAGAAGTTGAATTCCAAAGAGCTTGGAATTAGTACTTCGATGATTACAAAGCCAACAAGAAAGGTTCTGAATGGACTGAAGAGAAAGGGTAAGAACATGGCTTATAGCTGGTTTTAAAtgtacaaaataattttcactGTTGTTGCATTATATTTAGCTTGTTGAACTGTGTAGTAGAATCATTCTTGTCctaattttgttgtgtttgattgGGCAGATTTGTATGGATGATAAGACTTATGTTTTGGTACCATATATGCTTCTATCATTATGAATGCTTGTTCTACGCTTATGGTGTCTAAACgctagttttttctttttttttgccgTAGGATATGATGTTTACCTTGTTGGAGGTTGTGTACGAGATCTTATCTTACAGCGAACACCAAAGGATTTTGATATAATAACTTCAGCTGAACTTAAAGAGGTTGGTCTCACTTTCATCCTACACTGCCATAGTGTTGATGTTTTAACTGGTTTCTtgaatttgattctttttgctacaTGAAGTTGTTTATCAAATATGCGTGTTGATCGTTCCATGAGAGGCTAAGTAGTAATTATGCATTAAGATTCATCCTACATGGTTATTGCCAAGTCAATAATAAATGTAGAGAACTTAACAAAGATGATTAAGTTttgggggaaaaagaaaagaaaaagggaaaatgcAAAAAAGTGGATgtctaccgttattaattataAACACTGGAAGTTGCATGTTGGTAAAAGAAAACCAAGGTTTGTTAGATGTTTTGAGGGAGGAATAGCTTACTTAGATGTAGATCTTCCTAATTTTACATCACTGTACAGATATCATAGTTAACTCTAAAGATGTAATCTTTGGCTGGGATGAAGGCGTGCGGAACATATGGTACACTAAATTCCAGCAGAATTGATGAAGTGATAGTATTTGGTATTCTAGAGGATGATGAGATTCCCCATTTTGGTACATTGGATATATGTGGCTTGCTTAAACCATTTCTGCATAGGTACCATTATCTTTGATGAGAGTTCCCTCTGAAATCATGGTTTCCCCGTTCACTAATTGATTTCAAGTTGTGAAATTCATTGTTCTTCAAACCTTTATTATGAGTGCAAGGTCATGATAAAATTCACCAGTTAGGCTTTAACATACAATGATGACCATAGACCCTATTTTCAGGTTATGAGAACATTTTCATGGTGTGAAATAGTTGGCAAACGGTTTCCTATATGCCATGTGCATGTTGAAGATACTATTGTGGAGGTTTGTCACTTTCCTCTCATTcaaattgtagatttttttttttttcactttattttgCTTCTTATGTTATGTAAATTAAATTGTCTATGCAACCTAGGTTTCAAGTTTTAGCACATCTGGACGAAAGTTTGATAGGGACTTGAGTGATGATTTTGAAAGACCTGTTGGTTGTGATGAGAAGGATTATATTCGTTGGAAGAATTGTTTGCAGCGGGACTTCACAATTAACGGGTTGTTAATAAGACTCTTGTAACTTGAAATTCAGACCTTTCGTTTCGTTTCTGTGGTGTGGCTTTGAATCTCTTTTATGTAACTTCTCTCTTCTAATATTTTCACATTCatttagcttttttcttttcattcgaTTAATCTGCCTCGTTCTTATTTCAGGTTGATGTTTGATCCATATGCGAGAATAGTATATGACTACATAGGAGGCATGGAAGATCTTCGAAAATCTAAAGTGTGCATGTATTTCTTAACCATTGTGGTTTCTTACATTACTCTAAACTAGTTGGCAATGTACTTTCCCCTCACATAGTCTTCTGTTGGCATAGGTGCAAACTGTGATTCCTGCAAGTACTTCCTTTCAAGAGGATTGTGGTGAGTTGTTTGAAGCGTTTCTTATGTACGATTTACTTTGTAACATGGGCACTTCTGATATAGATTCTAGATGCGTtgaagaggtttttttttttttttggggggagggggggggggttgtggggcgggtgtgtttgtgtgcgtGTGGAGGGATTGTACTCTTGCAATGGAAGTAATGTCTAAATCCACATCTCTGCAGCTCGCATTCTGCGTGCAATAAGAGTCGCTGCCCGTTTAGGATTTCGTTTTTCAAGGGAGACAGctcattttgttaaaaatttatctTGCTCGGTAATCAGACTTGATAAGGTAGTTAAAGAGCTCTTACTTTCTCCTTTACCATCTCCGTGTGATTACTGTACATGAAACTGCCCTTAGCTAAATTCTGATTTCAAAATGTTTAGGGTAGGCTACTGATGGAAATGAACTACATGCTTGCATATGGATCTGCTGAAGCTTCTTTGAGGTTATTATGGAAATTCGGACTCTTAGAAATACTTCTACCCATTCAGGTATGGTTTGATAATtaaatttctttgttatttttcaGTCAGGGTCTTACAAGTTTAATATAGCTTCATGTTGCAGGCAGCTTACTTTGTTCGCCATGGTTTCCGAAGGCGTGACAAGAGATCTAACATGCTTTTGGTAACTTCCAATATATGTCCTTTTGAATATATGCTTTATGCTTCTTACcaatataaaataaacttttCTGTAGTAAAAATACTTGAAAGACATGGTTATTAGAAGCTAAACGCATTCTCTCGCTTTTGCATACTTACAAATTTTGTAAACTAAATTCTCTTGCTTTTGCATACTTACAAGTATTTTAAACTAATAACCCAACAAAGACATCCCCCAAGTTTCCATTCCAAGTGATGACATCCTCTTCATGGCAATATCATTACTTCATCGCTAGATATCAATATTGACATGCAAGTGTCACAACAGGGCCATAATTACATCTTTGTTCAGATGTGTGAGGCTGTCTTActcatatttattttagttttcagGCCTTCATAACTGGTGATAGCGCATCCTAGATGTATGTATAATGGTTTTCTTATAACATTTTCAATTGTGCATGCTCTGAAGACTCCCATTATCATATGCATAAATTGCAAGGATTTGAAGCATATCTTCTAAGTTTTGACTTTTTGAGTTTGCCTTTTCTGTTGCACCAGTTGCATAATATCTCTTGATTGGGTATAATTTCAAGAGCCTGGAAGCTGAATAACAAGTACTGATCCCATTTACTGTTATTTCATCTGCAGTCTCTGTTTTCTAATTTGGATAAACTTCTGGCACCTGACCGCCCGTGCCACAGTAGTTTATGGTAAGATCTTATCAAAAACAgaattcttatttgttttctctttcGATTGGTAAGTTACTCATGCACCCGATGAGCATACAACCTCCACAATCCACTCATTCTTGTGGAAGGAGGAAGGGTcttttgagctagagctcattggcaattCTTATCtgttttcttaatttgttatCCATATGCCATTAAATAATGACACCATGCCATGAAAGTGTTCTTTCAAATGGCATAAAGGCTTAAACTGTTAACTAATTGCATATTATTTCCATGAAGTCCATGATAAACCAATGTATTTGCCTACAAACATGAAAGTTTGAATGGATGAagtttgtatttgtttctcccgcttatttttctttgtcaaaTATTGTAAGTAAATGTCGAAGATAACTGCATATTATTAAAGTGATTATCTTCGCCACCTAATCCTCTATATTGTATATGTTGAGATCCTGCAAAATTACACTTGGCAGTGTAATCTTCTGAacatattttcatttcattgcTGACTAGGTCATATTCTTTTAAACAATGAATTTCTATGGTTCTTCATTCTTCAAAGTGGATAGCTTCAATGAAATACAATTACTCTAAATTTGTATGCTCACTTTCTATGTTTATGATTTAATTCTATAATTAAGggagtcaattttttttaatttaatgataCGAAGATGTATCTTCAGGGACaattaaaatctttttctttctctagtCACTGATTTAATTGTGTGTGTCAAACATACATGGAAATACTTGTAAGTTGATAAAATGCTCATGATGGGTCTATGCTTTCAGGGTTGGGATCTTAGCATTCCATACAGCACTGTCTGAGTTTCCTAGGGATCCTATGGTGGTTGCTGCGTTTAGCCTTGCAGTCCACAATGGCGGAGATATATCGGAAGCAATAAACATAGCCAGGAAGATCACCGCACCACATGATGTTAGCTTTCATGAACTATCAGAACCACAGATTCTGGACTCTCGAGCAATGACACATGAGGTTAAGGATCTTGCAGCATCTGTTAAAAGCGCACTCTGTAAGATGACTGATGAGTATTTTATATCTCAGGCAATGTCAGGGTACCCTCAAGCACCTTATTCAGACATGGTGAGTATTTTTCtatcattcctttttttttttttttcttttcagtttaGGGAAATCAGGGATTCAACCAACAGTGCATCACCTATGAACTTGAGGTCAGAGGGATAGGTGCAG is a genomic window containing:
- the LOC142631941 gene encoding uncharacterized protein LOC142631941 — translated: MAISGLGFSCKTHFPLRPIFPSLRFLKLRLSSVAAVEAVEEPECVTPFNSVHGKLSGGDQKALEWKKLNSKELGISTSMITKPTRKVLNGLKRKGYDVYLVGGCVRDLILQRTPKDFDIITSAELKEVMRTFSWCEIVGKRFPICHVHVEDTIVEVSSFSTSGRKFDRDLSDDFERPVGCDEKDYIRWKNCLQRDFTINGLMFDPYARIVYDYIGGMEDLRKSKVQTVIPASTSFQEDCARILRAIRVAARLGFRFSRETAHFVKNLSCSVIRLDKGRLLMEMNYMLAYGSAEASLRLLWKFGLLEILLPIQAAYFVRHGFRRRDKRSNMLLSLFSNLDKLLAPDRPCHSSLWVGILAFHTALSEFPRDPMVVAAFSLAVHNGGDISEAINIARKITAPHDVSFHELSEPQILDSRAMTHEVKDLAASVKSALCKMTDEYFISQAMSGYPQAPYSDMVFIPLGLYLRVCRIFECVRDGAEKGFVAKQGSKIDYESLALGRMQEVRHIFARIVFDTVYPLRLNQEHGNL